In the genome of Coturnix japonica isolate 7356 chromosome 19, Coturnix japonica 2.1, whole genome shotgun sequence, one region contains:
- the TEKT1 gene encoding tektin-1, which translates to MARPLQAPPKFLPSEWHVANKMQSASTESQKSSSERLVAESRRQVDEIEKTTQKTQSSVNKKIEQRLEEIKFWKQELDNKLEQIVNETEVLLTFKIRLEKALESCKEPLAVSQKCLLNRQRRAGTDLVLDEVERELVKEVEVLQGVIALLERTLEQTDEQIRLNRAAKYNLEMDVKDKYTALMIDSYCASLTNNSPDVRYPEKTVKIGGNFVSPEDWIYFSKINVEKADKQRNNSVALRTLIDSILSQTANDMCKQREIVNIAFRNRVKEVSDAKHKLETLLAVVMEEIASQEVNIVALKKAIADKEGPVKVAQTRLEARNHRPGVELCYDTVQYRLMSEVQEITNNIQRLKDTLALAETELKGLRRRQLSLEEEIQIKADSLYIDEVLCMSLRESVRINSF; encoded by the exons atggcCAGACCGCTGCAAGCTCCACCCaagtttcttccttcagaatgGCATGTTGCAAACAAGATGCAGAGTGCCAGTACAGAGTCTCAGAAATCCAGTTCAGAGCGCTTAGTAGCTGAGAGTCGAAGACAGGTGGATGAAATAGAAAAGACAACTCAGAAAACCCAAAGCAGCGTCAACAAGAAAATAG AACAGAGACTGGAAGAAATAAAGTTCTGGAAGCAAGAATTAGATAACAAACTTGAACAAATTGTTAATGAGACAGAGGTACTGTTAActttcaagatcaggctggagAAAGCCTTGGAGAGCTGCAAAGAGCCCCTTGCAGTTTCCCAGAAGTGTCTCCTGAACAG GCAAAGACGAGCTGGGACTGACTTGGTACTTGATGAAGTGGAACGGGAACTGGTCAAAGAAGTTGAAGTTCTGCAGGGGGTGATTGCTTTGCTTGAACGTACATTGGAACAAACCGATGAGCAAATCAG ACTAAACCGTGCCGCAAAATACAACCTGGAGATGGATGTGAAAGACAAGTACACAGCTTTGATGATTGACAGTTACTGTGCTAGCTTGACGAACAACTCTCCTGATGTCAGATACCctgaaaaaacagtgaaaataggAGGAAA ttttgttagCCCCGAAGACTGGATatatttctcaaaaataaatgttgaaaagGCTGACAAGCAGAGAAACAATTCAGTGGCACTAAGGACGCTGATTGACAGCATCCTCTCCCAGACAGCAAATGACATGTGCAAGCAACGTGAGATTGTGAATATCGCATTTAGAAATAGAGTGAAGGAAGTCAGTGATGCCAAACACAAGCTAGAGACACTCCTTGCAGTG GTGATGGAGGAGATTGCCTCACAGGAGGTGAACATTGTAGCCTTAAAGAAAGCAATTGCTGATAAAGAAGGACCTGTTAAGGTGGCTCAAACCCGCTTGGAAGCAAGAAACCATCGCCCTGGTGTGGAACTATGTTATGACACAGTGCAATATAGGTTGATGAGTGAAGTTCAAGAGATTACAAACAATATTCAAAG GTTAAAGGACACACTGGCACTGGctgaaacagagctgaaagGGCTGAGACGTCGACAGCTTTCCCTGGAGGAGGAGATCCAGATCAAGGCAGATTCGTTATACATTGATGAGGTGCTCTGCATGTCGTTGAGAGAGTCTGTTCGCATTAACAGCTTTTGA
- the PIMREG gene encoding protein PIMREG isoform X1: MFSSPSSSEVKSLLGSTFISEIKLTKNRNKMASMLQNVRSTMGWQKHLLLNDYDENKSPVPDKFRRKASFSSLNTLRMSLRKRIPLKQVELNFHETPLWENMEASKMSQMLQSITKTARNALGTVSQKIQKTCQSPVCSTATFPAEYSSATGFSKKRTVQTPCLSMNSVIPAASSKCTPESSRRFLLAPTRVSKHKELRGFPSLHGEDAVPLLRSRRASAALKSVYLSPVPASRRISAAGKKTSSV, from the exons atgttttcttctccctcaaGCTCAGAAGTAAAGAGTCTGCTTGGCTCTACTTTCATTTCAG aaataaagttgacaaagaacagaaacaagatgGCATCTATGCTTCAAAATGTCAGGTCAACAATGGGCTGGCAGAAACACCTGCTTTTAAATGACTATGATGAGAATAAGAGCCCTGTGCCAGACAAATTCAGGAGAAAAGCTTCTTTCAGTTCTCTTAATACTCTTCGCATGTCTCTAAGAAAGCGAATACCATTAAAACAAGTGGAGCTGAATTTCCACGAGACACCACTTTGGGAAAACATGGAGGCAAGCAAGATGAGTCAAATGCTCCAAAGTATtacaaaaacagcaagaaatgctCTTGGAACAGTGTCACAG aaaatacagaagactTGCCAAAGCCCAGTATGTTCAACTGCGACTTTTCCAGCTGAATACAGCTCTGCAACTGgtttttccaagaaaagaacAGTGCAAACACCGTGCCTCAGTATGAACAGTGTTATTCCAGCAGCTAGTTCCAAGTGTACTCCAGAGTCCAGCAGAAGATTTTTGCTTGCGCCAACAAGGGTGTCAAAACATAAAGAATTGAGGGGTTTCCCATCCTTGCATGGTGAAGATGCTGTCCCGCTCTTGAGATCAAGGAGAGCATCGGCAGCACTGAAGAGCGTCTATTTGTCACCTGTTCCTGCCAGCAGAAGAAT atCAGCGGCAGGAAAGAAAACCTCATCAGTATGA
- the PIMREG gene encoding protein PIMREG isoform X2 yields the protein MASMLQNVRSTMGWQKHLLLNDYDENKSPVPDKFRRKASFSSLNTLRMSLRKRIPLKQVELNFHETPLWENMEASKMSQMLQSITKTARNALGTVSQKIQKTCQSPVCSTATFPAEYSSATGFSKKRTVQTPCLSMNSVIPAASSKCTPESSRRFLLAPTRVSKHKELRGFPSLHGEDAVPLLRSRRASAALKSVYLSPVPASRRISAAGKKTSSV from the exons atgGCATCTATGCTTCAAAATGTCAGGTCAACAATGGGCTGGCAGAAACACCTGCTTTTAAATGACTATGATGAGAATAAGAGCCCTGTGCCAGACAAATTCAGGAGAAAAGCTTCTTTCAGTTCTCTTAATACTCTTCGCATGTCTCTAAGAAAGCGAATACCATTAAAACAAGTGGAGCTGAATTTCCACGAGACACCACTTTGGGAAAACATGGAGGCAAGCAAGATGAGTCAAATGCTCCAAAGTATtacaaaaacagcaagaaatgctCTTGGAACAGTGTCACAG aaaatacagaagactTGCCAAAGCCCAGTATGTTCAACTGCGACTTTTCCAGCTGAATACAGCTCTGCAACTGgtttttccaagaaaagaacAGTGCAAACACCGTGCCTCAGTATGAACAGTGTTATTCCAGCAGCTAGTTCCAAGTGTACTCCAGAGTCCAGCAGAAGATTTTTGCTTGCGCCAACAAGGGTGTCAAAACATAAAGAATTGAGGGGTTTCCCATCCTTGCATGGTGAAGATGCTGTCCCGCTCTTGAGATCAAGGAGAGCATCGGCAGCACTGAAGAGCGTCTATTTGTCACCTGTTCCTGCCAGCAGAAGAAT atCAGCGGCAGGAAAGAAAACCTCATCAGTATGA
- the FBXO39 gene encoding F-box only protein 39 has product MLSRSVSSMDEDGEVEQSYWAYLPDVCLRHVFHCLDDKDRSRAALVCKKWNQAMYSGSLWKTRTITFNGQPSRTHAFEFETALWYVKKFGKYLEHLEVKLLHPSSAVFTRKFQVSMRGLLSHLAKCNCRLLSLSIKHLELDRLVWKNIVRAQFIKNLGTFLKRMSKQLNYLNLKGARVTLEEGCELLNSLSCLTNKSFISEINIEDFFSLHLPVYSSTVFHHAVSKFHNLVILTFNYNCVSDQLLDILCKNCAHSLCTLNIKCHIHDPHGQVVCRMSWANLAKRAPKLNVNFYFERVMKHDHLARILLAEIPVRSISLRSCYFRDPEWMMRPTLSNILPAYWHVLQKLTLEVNNDNELLDDELLQLILSCRKLYFLKVWAFLSITFMERLLHNRAERKCFLTTIKVRIYTSRQETKEGERLLRSIYKKFKNLIDSEINYSVTAYPLP; this is encoded by the exons ATGTTGTCAAGAAGTGTTTCTTCAATGGATGAGGACGGTGAGGTTGAGCAGAGCTACTGGGCATATTTACCTGACGTCTGTCTGAGGCATGTCTTCCATTGTTTAGATGACAAGGACAGATCTCGAGCTGCACTGGTCTGTAAGAAATGGAACCAGGCCATGTACTCAGGATCCCTCTGGAAAACCAGAACCATCACATTCAATGGCCAACCATCAAGGACACATGCATTTGAATTTGAAACTGCACTGTGGTATGTCAAGAAATTTGGCAAGTATTTGGAACACCTTGAAGTCAAGTTATTGCATCCTTCCAGTGCTGTCTTTACCAGAAAATTTCAAGTGTCTATGAGAGGCCTTCTCTCACACTTGGCTAAGTGTAACTGTCGCCTGCTGTCCTTGAGCATCAAGCATCTGGAATTAGACCGCTTGGTTTGGAAAAACATAGTCAGGGCTCAGTTTATCAAAAACTTAGGtacctttctgaaaagaatgagCAAACAGCTTAATTATCTCAACTTAAAAGGAGCGAGAGTAACCCTGGAAGAAGGCTGTGAGCTTCTGAATTCCCTGAGCTGCCTGACTAATAAAAGCTTTATATCAGAAATAAACATCGAGGATTTCTTCAGTCTTCATCTTCCTGTCTACAGCAGCACCGTGTTCCACCATGCTGTGTCCAAGTTCCACAACCTGGTTATCCTAACTTTCAATTATAACTGTGTTTCTGATCAACTGCTGGACATTCTGTGCAAGAACTGTGCTCATTCCCTGTGCACCTTGAATATCAAATGTCATATCCATGACCCTCATGGGCAAGTGGTCTGCAGAATGTCATGGGCCAACTTGGCCAAAAGAGCCCCAAAATTGAATGTGAACTTCTACTTCGAAAGAGTCATGAAGCATGATCATCTAGCCAGGATCCTGCTAGCGGAGATCCCGGTCAGGAGCATCAGTTTACGGAGCTGCTATTTCAGAGACCCAGAATGGATGATGAGACCTACCCTCAGCAACATCCTCCCAGCCTACTGGCATGTGCTGCAG aaattaaCCCTTGAAGTAAACAATGACAATGAGCTGCTGGATgatgagctgctgcagcttatCTTATCATGCAGGaagttgtattttctgaaagtcTGGGCATTTCTTAGCATCACTTTCATGGAAAGATTGCTACATAATCgtgcagaaaggaaatgctttttgacTACAATAAAG GTCAGGATTTACACATCCCGACAGGAGACCAAGGAGGGGGAGCGGCTGTTGCGCAGTATTTACAAGAAGTTCAAAAATCTGATTGACTCAGAGATCAACTATTCTGTCACTGCCTATCCACTGCCATAA